A section of the Candidatus Dormiibacterota bacterium genome encodes:
- the rplF gene encoding 50S ribosomal protein L6: MSRIGRMPIALPAGVSVKVQGNEILVEKGKVSLLNPLPAGITCAVDKGTVVFKRADDTRQQRALHGLTRALVANAVKGVQDGFSKELEIVGIGYKAQIQGRVLSIALGYSHPIEFPIPDGIEIKVDKQTRLTVAGADRQKVGQVSADIRKLRAPEPYKGKGIRYANEVIKKKAGKAGKTGAAAGA; the protein is encoded by the coding sequence ATGTCGCGAATCGGAAGAATGCCGATCGCTCTCCCCGCGGGGGTGAGCGTCAAGGTGCAGGGGAACGAGATCCTCGTGGAGAAGGGGAAGGTGTCCCTGCTGAACCCCCTGCCGGCGGGGATCACGTGCGCGGTCGACAAGGGAACTGTCGTGTTCAAGCGCGCCGACGACACGCGGCAGCAGCGTGCGCTCCACGGTCTGACCCGGGCGCTCGTGGCCAACGCCGTGAAGGGCGTCCAGGACGGCTTCAGCAAGGAGCTCGAAATCGTCGGCATCGGCTACAAGGCCCAGATCCAGGGTCGGGTCCTGTCGATCGCATTGGGATACTCCCACCCGATCGAGTTCCCGATCCCGGACGGCATCGAGATCAAGGTGGACAAGCAGACCCGTCTCACCGTCGCCGGCGCCGATCGGCAGAAGGTCGGACAGGTCTCCGCCGATATCCGCAAGCTGAGGGCTCCCGAGCCGTACAAGGGGAAGGGAATCAGGTACGCGAACGAGGTCATCAAGAAGAAGGCCGGCAAGGCCGGGAAGACCGGAGCCGCCGCGGGAGCCTGA
- the rplR gene encoding 50S ribosomal protein L18 gives MVHEHDKDRAREKRHARVRARVEGGAERPRLCVYRSLDHLYVQAIDDLRGVTLATASTLELRGEKAKTGNVQAAKKVGELIAARLLEKGLDKVVFDRGGYLYHGRVKAVADAARTAGLKF, from the coding sequence ATGGTGCATGAGCACGACAAGGACCGGGCCAGGGAAAAGAGACACGCGCGCGTGCGGGCGCGGGTGGAGGGCGGGGCCGAGCGGCCGCGCCTGTGCGTGTACCGCAGCCTGGACCACCTCTACGTGCAGGCGATCGATGACCTGCGCGGTGTGACGCTCGCCACGGCCTCGACACTCGAGCTGCGCGGCGAGAAGGCGAAGACCGGGAACGTCCAGGCGGCGAAGAAGGTCGGGGAATTGATCGCCGCGCGTCTCCTGGAAAAGGGCCTCGACAAGGTCGTGTTCGATCGCGGCGGGTACCTGTACCACGGCCGCGTCAAGGCGGTCGCGGACGCGGCGCGGACCGCCGGATTGAAATTCTAA
- the rpsE gene encoding 30S ribosomal protein S5 yields MPRIKPDSLELKDRVVHINRVTKVVKGGKNFRFSALVVVGDARGHVGYGAGKAKEVPQAIAKGIERAKRNLIHIPMRGTTIPHPVLGIFGAGQVLLKPASPGTGVIAGGAVRAVVESAGVQDVLTKSLGSANPHNVVKATFDGLMKLRDPQTTRNRRRVVDDAPAAPPVLTEGVDA; encoded by the coding sequence GTGCCAAGGATCAAGCCGGACTCTCTCGAATTGAAGGACAGGGTGGTCCACATCAACCGCGTGACGAAGGTCGTCAAGGGGGGCAAGAATTTCCGTTTCTCCGCGCTGGTGGTCGTCGGCGACGCCCGCGGCCACGTCGGATACGGGGCGGGCAAGGCGAAGGAAGTCCCCCAGGCGATCGCCAAAGGGATCGAGCGTGCCAAGAGGAACCTCATCCACATCCCCATGAGGGGGACGACGATCCCGCACCCCGTGTTGGGGATCTTCGGCGCCGGGCAGGTCCTCCTCAAGCCCGCCTCTCCGGGAACCGGCGTCATCGCGGGTGGGGCCGTCCGGGCCGTGGTGGAATCGGCCGGCGTGCAGGACGTCCTGACGAAATCGCTCGGCTCGGCGAACCCGCACAACGTCGTGAAGGCGACGTTCGACGGGCTCATGAAGCTCCGGGATCCGCAGACGACCCGCAACCGGCGACGCGTCGTGGACGACGCTCCGGCGGCGCCTCCGGTCCTGACCGAGGGCGTCGATGCCTAG
- the rpmD gene encoding 50S ribosomal protein L30, producing MPSAKKPSAGAKRVKKTTARPAAANKPAKRAAATPKAAGASGHSEAGPGNIPESPQPRAREPRVRKPSGATITIVQYVSGIACPVRQKRVLRALGLRHPHHRVVRPDNPAVRGMVKAIPHLVRIEEGERGA from the coding sequence ATGCCTAGCGCGAAGAAACCGTCCGCGGGCGCCAAGCGGGTCAAGAAGACGACGGCGCGCCCTGCGGCCGCGAACAAACCGGCGAAGCGCGCCGCGGCGACGCCGAAAGCGGCCGGTGCTTCCGGGCACTCCGAGGCCGGGCCGGGCAACATCCCGGAGTCGCCGCAGCCGCGGGCCCGGGAGCCGCGCGTCCGGAAGCCTTCGGGCGCGACGATCACCATCGTGCAGTACGTGAGCGGCATCGCCTGCCCGGTGCGACAGAAGCGGGTGCTGCGCGCGCTCGGCCTGCGCCACCCGCACCATCGCGTGGTGCGGCCGGACAACCCCGCGGTGCGCGGCATGGTGAAGGCGATTCCGCACTTGGTCAGGATCGAGGAGGGGGAGCGTGGCGCGTAA
- the rplO gene encoding 50S ribosomal protein L15 codes for MNLSTLRAVKGARKKPKRIGRGPGSGHGKTATAGNKGQLSRSGRKQYFGFEGGQNPLHRRVPKRGFTNLFRTEYAVVNVGALNTLDGEITPERLVKEGLVKAMLSGIKVLGDGELTKAIVVKAHRFSKSAAEKIARAGGRAEVITRPAAAR; via the coding sequence CTGAATCTTTCGACGCTCAGGGCTGTCAAGGGGGCGCGCAAGAAGCCGAAGCGGATCGGGCGCGGTCCGGGATCGGGTCACGGCAAGACCGCCACTGCCGGCAACAAGGGGCAGCTGTCGCGGTCCGGCCGGAAGCAGTACTTCGGCTTCGAGGGCGGCCAGAACCCCCTTCACCGGCGCGTGCCGAAGCGCGGCTTCACCAACCTGTTCCGGACCGAATACGCGGTCGTCAACGTCGGGGCGCTGAACACCCTGGACGGCGAGATCACGCCCGAGCGGCTCGTGAAGGAAGGTCTGGTCAAGGCGATGCTGTCGGGGATCAAGGTCCTCGGGGACGGCGAGCTGACGAAGGCGATCGTGGTGAAGGCGCACCGGTTCAGCAAGTCGGCGGCGGAGAAGATCGCCCGCGCCGGCGGCCGCGCCGAGGTGATCACCCGCCCCGCGGCGGCCCGCTAG
- the secY gene encoding preprotein translocase subunit SecY gives MIDSIKNIFSIPDLRKRVIFTFLMLAVYRVGGHIPVPGINFQALESFFRQQGGGILGFLDLFSGGNLRRLTIFALGIMPYISASIILQLLTVIWPYLEKLSKEGEVGRKKITQYTRYGTVMLSFVQALGIAFWLESLSRAGGGGGVVPHPGWSFRMMTVLTLTTGTAFIMWVGEQVSERGIGNGISLIIYAGIVSGLPTAVATLYQDVTTGNLGVISILILLAVMTAVIAAIIWVERAQRKIPVQYARRVVGRRMYGGMQTHMPLRLNTGGVIPVIFASSVLAFPLTFMQWLGVQDKPWLASLYHQLDYTMPLHNLLYFVAIIFFCYFYISIIFNPMDVADNMKKYGGFVPGIRPGRRTAEYLDEILTRLTFVGAIYLAMIALLPQILISGLNIQALPLIGPTLDAWLPAFLTQGLGLKFYFGGTSLLIVVGVAMDTVQQIESQLIMRHYDGFLKGARMRGRRG, from the coding sequence ATGATCGACTCGATCAAGAACATCTTCAGCATCCCGGACCTGAGGAAGCGTGTGATCTTCACCTTCCTGATGCTCGCGGTCTACCGCGTCGGCGGGCACATCCCGGTCCCGGGGATCAATTTCCAGGCGCTGGAGTCGTTCTTCCGCCAGCAGGGGGGCGGCATTCTCGGGTTCCTCGATCTGTTCTCCGGCGGCAACCTGAGGCGCCTGACCATCTTCGCGCTCGGCATCATGCCGTACATCTCGGCGTCGATCATCCTGCAGCTCCTGACCGTCATCTGGCCGTATCTCGAGAAGCTGTCCAAGGAGGGGGAGGTCGGGCGCAAGAAGATCACGCAGTACACGCGCTACGGGACGGTGATGCTCTCGTTCGTCCAGGCGCTCGGCATCGCCTTCTGGCTCGAGAGTCTGTCGCGCGCCGGCGGGGGGGGCGGCGTGGTGCCGCATCCCGGCTGGAGCTTCCGGATGATGACGGTCCTGACGCTGACGACCGGCACCGCCTTCATCATGTGGGTCGGCGAGCAGGTGTCCGAGCGCGGGATCGGCAACGGCATCTCGCTCATCATCTACGCCGGCATCGTGTCCGGCCTGCCCACCGCCGTCGCGACGCTCTATCAGGACGTGACGACCGGGAACCTGGGGGTCATTTCCATTCTGATCCTCCTGGCGGTGATGACCGCCGTGATCGCCGCCATCATCTGGGTCGAGAGGGCGCAGCGCAAGATCCCCGTGCAGTACGCGCGCCGCGTCGTCGGCCGGCGGATGTACGGCGGCATGCAGACGCACATGCCGCTCCGGCTCAACACGGGCGGAGTCATCCCCGTGATCTTCGCCTCCTCGGTCCTGGCGTTCCCCCTGACCTTCATGCAGTGGCTGGGAGTGCAGGACAAGCCGTGGCTGGCCAGCCTGTACCACCAGCTCGACTACACCATGCCCCTCCACAACCTCCTCTACTTCGTGGCCATCATCTTCTTCTGCTATTTCTACATCTCGATCATCTTCAACCCGATGGACGTGGCCGACAACATGAAGAAATACGGCGGCTTCGTCCCGGGAATCCGCCCCGGGCGGAGGACGGCGGAATACCTGGACGAGATCCTGACGCGTCTGACGTTCGTGGGAGCCATCTATCTGGCCATGATCGCGCTGCTCCCCCAGATCCTGATCAGCGGGCTCAACATCCAGGCGCTCCCGCTCATCGGTCCGACGCTGGACGCGTGGCTGCCGGCGTTCCTGACGCAGGGGCTCGGCCTGAAGTTCTATTTCGGCGGGACGTCGCTCCTGATCGTCGTCGGCGTCGCCATGGACACGGTGCAGCAGATCGAATCGCAGCTCATCATGAGGCACTACGACGGCTTCTTGAAGGGGGCGAGGATGCGCGGCCGCCGCGGGTGA
- a CDS encoding adenylate kinase, whose product MGGSGARLVLLGAPGVGKGTQAAEISRRTGLPHISTGDLLRAAIRDGSPLGRRVAAIVERGELVPDGLVAEVMEERLARPDAADGFLLDGFPRTVAQADLLDSILAKRGQALDRVIGIEVPEAEIVDRLAGRRSCGNCGATYHVRYNRPKVDGVCDRCGSELRQRPDDVEAAIAQRLKAYREQTAPLVARYRKTGRLVEIDGRGTPDEVFGRIAAVVTGLTA is encoded by the coding sequence GTGGGCGGCTCCGGGGCGAGGCTGGTGCTCCTGGGCGCCCCGGGGGTCGGCAAGGGGACGCAGGCTGCGGAGATCTCGCGGCGGACCGGCCTGCCGCACATCTCGACGGGCGACCTGTTGCGCGCGGCGATCCGGGACGGATCGCCCCTGGGTCGCAGGGTGGCGGCGATCGTCGAGCGCGGGGAGCTGGTGCCGGACGGGCTCGTGGCCGAGGTGATGGAGGAGAGGCTGGCCAGGCCGGACGCGGCGGACGGCTTTCTCCTGGACGGGTTCCCGCGGACGGTCGCCCAGGCGGACCTCTTGGACAGCATCCTGGCGAAACGCGGCCAGGCGCTGGATCGGGTGATCGGCATCGAGGTCCCCGAGGCGGAGATCGTCGACCGCCTCGCGGGTCGTCGGTCGTGCGGGAACTGCGGCGCGACGTACCACGTCCGGTACAACCGGCCGAAGGTCGACGGGGTCTGCGACCGTTGCGGTTCGGAGCTGAGGCAGCGCCCGGACGACGTGGAGGCGGCCATCGCGCAACGGCTCAAGGCCTACCGCGAGCAGACGGCACCGCTGGTGGCGCGCTACCGGAAAACCGGCAGACTCGTCGAGATCGACGGGCGGGGAACGCCGGACGAGGTGTTCGGGCGGATTGCGGCGGTGGTCACGGGACTGACGGCATGA
- the map gene encoding type I methionyl aminopeptidase has translation MIIYKSREEIETMDRCNRVVAQILAALAKAVAPGVTTADLDRLAEKMCRDAAVRPAFKGYRGYPCVLCASVNEEVVHGIPSAKKMLKEGDIVGLDFGVVLEGYYGDAAVTVPVGRISREADDLLRVTRESLRKGIQAARAGARLSDISAAVQGHVEAQGYSVVREFVGHGIGTSLHEDPQVPNYGTPGSGPVLKEGLALAIEPMVNVGGPAVRIHTDGWTASTLDGSLSAHFERSIAITEDGPLLLGGEVEGL, from the coding sequence ATGATCATCTACAAGTCCCGGGAAGAGATTGAGACGATGGACCGTTGCAACCGCGTGGTGGCTCAGATCCTGGCCGCGCTGGCCAAGGCGGTGGCGCCGGGAGTGACCACCGCCGATCTCGATCGCCTGGCGGAGAAGATGTGCCGGGATGCGGCCGTCCGGCCGGCGTTCAAGGGGTACCGGGGGTATCCGTGCGTTCTGTGCGCCTCGGTGAACGAGGAGGTGGTGCACGGCATCCCCTCGGCGAAGAAGATGTTGAAGGAGGGGGATATCGTCGGGCTCGATTTCGGAGTGGTACTTGAGGGATACTACGGGGACGCGGCCGTGACCGTCCCCGTAGGCCGCATCTCCCGTGAGGCCGATGATCTGCTGCGGGTGACGCGCGAGTCGCTGCGCAAGGGCATCCAGGCGGCGCGCGCGGGGGCGAGGCTTTCGGACATCTCCGCGGCGGTGCAGGGGCACGTGGAAGCACAGGGATACTCGGTGGTACGCGAGTTCGTCGGCCACGGCATCGGGACCTCGCTCCACGAGGATCCGCAGGTCCCGAATTACGGGACGCCCGGATCGGGCCCGGTCCTCAAGGAGGGGCTGGCCCTGGCGATCGAGCCGATGGTGAACGTGGGGGGGCCGGCCGTGCGGATTCACACGGACGGCTGGACCGCTTCGACGCTGGACGGTTCTCTGTCGGCGCATTTCGAGCGCTCGATCGCCATCACCGAGGACGGGCCCCTGCTCCTCGGCGGCGAAGTGGAGGGACTGTAG
- the infA gene encoding translation initiation factor IF-1 gives MPKDEAIQVEAVVVEPLPNAMFRVQLDNKHQVLAHISGKMRKNFIRILTGDRVLVELSPYDLSRGRIVYRFK, from the coding sequence TTGCCCAAGGATGAGGCGATCCAGGTGGAGGCGGTGGTCGTCGAGCCGCTGCCGAACGCCATGTTCCGGGTGCAGCTCGACAACAAGCACCAGGTGCTCGCCCACATCTCGGGGAAGATGCGCAAGAATTTCATCCGCATCCTGACGGGAGACAGGGTGCTCGTCGAGCTGTCCCCCTACGACCTGTCGCGGGGACGGATCGTCTACCGGTTCAAGTGA
- the rpmJ gene encoding 50S ribosomal protein L36: MKVRASVKRICDKCKVIKRRGVVRVICENPKHKQRQG; the protein is encoded by the coding sequence ATGAAGGTCAGGGCATCGGTCAAGAGAATCTGCGACAAGTGCAAGGTGATCAAGAGGCGCGGCGTGGTCCGGGTGATCTGCGAGAACCCGAAGCACAAGCAGCGCCAGGGATAG
- the rpsM gene encoding 30S ribosomal protein S13, giving the protein MARIAGVDLPQNKRIEIALTYIFGIGRSRSNRILGKAGVGKSIKVKDLAEDEVRKIRDVIQEEGQVEGDLRKNVQMDIKRLIDIGCYRGMRHRRNLPVRGQRTHTNARTRKGPRKTVAGKKKAPAGKKG; this is encoded by the coding sequence GTGGCACGCATCGCCGGTGTGGATCTGCCGCAGAACAAGCGGATCGAGATCGCGCTGACCTACATCTTCGGGATCGGCCGGTCGCGCAGCAATCGCATCCTCGGCAAGGCGGGGGTGGGGAAGAGCATCAAGGTCAAGGATCTCGCGGAGGACGAAGTCCGCAAGATCCGCGATGTGATCCAGGAAGAGGGGCAGGTCGAGGGAGACCTGCGCAAGAACGTCCAGATGGACATCAAGCGGCTGATCGACATCGGCTGCTACCGGGGAATGCGGCACCGCCGCAACCTCCCGGTGCGGGGCCAGAGAACGCACACCAACGCCCGCACGCGCAAGGGGCCGCGCAAGACGGTCGCCGGCAAGAAGAAGGCCCCGGCCGGCAAGAAGGGATGA
- the rpsK gene encoding 30S ribosomal protein S11: MEAAGGEGAAAVHKAPGRKKDRKNVPFAICNVHASFNNTVISISDQAGNVLSWSSAGCIGFKGSRKGTPFAAQLAAQAAGNTAKEHGVRQIEVRVTGPGAGRESSIRALQAIGLEVKAIKDVTPIPHNGCRPPKRRRV; the protein is encoded by the coding sequence GTGGAGGCTGCCGGCGGTGAGGGGGCGGCGGCGGTCCACAAGGCGCCGGGCCGCAAGAAGGATCGGAAGAACGTCCCGTTCGCCATCTGCAACGTGCACGCGTCGTTCAACAACACGGTGATCAGCATCTCCGACCAGGCCGGGAACGTCCTGTCCTGGTCGTCGGCGGGGTGCATCGGCTTCAAGGGCTCGCGCAAGGGCACGCCGTTCGCGGCGCAGCTGGCGGCCCAGGCCGCGGGCAACACCGCCAAGGAGCACGGCGTCAGGCAGATCGAGGTCCGGGTCACCGGGCCCGGCGCCGGACGCGAATCATCCATCCGGGCCCTGCAGGCGATCGGGCTCGAAGTCAAGGCGATCAAGGACGTCACGCCGATCCCGCACAACGGCTGCCGCCCGCCGAAACGCCGGCGCGTCTGA
- the rpsD gene encoding 30S ribosomal protein S4, which produces MARTRGSVCRLCRREGLKLFLKGTRCYTEKCAIERRNFAPGQHGKRRVKLQGYGVQLREKQKVKRLYGLLENQFRLGFQAASRKKGITGELLLINLERRLDNVVYRLGFASSRAQARQIVAHGHVRVDGRKVDIPAFLVKPGQVVSLRPKMEKNEAFLASFEQARARGFPQWLLVDTGGFKGTVSTLPRREDITMPIQEQLIVELYSK; this is translated from the coding sequence GTGGCGAGGACACGTGGTTCGGTCTGCCGGCTCTGCCGTCGCGAGGGGCTGAAGCTGTTTCTGAAGGGGACGCGCTGCTACACGGAGAAGTGCGCCATCGAGCGGCGCAACTTCGCCCCGGGGCAGCACGGCAAGCGGCGGGTCAAGCTGCAGGGCTACGGCGTGCAGCTGCGCGAGAAGCAGAAGGTGAAGAGACTGTACGGGCTCCTGGAGAATCAGTTCCGGCTCGGATTCCAGGCGGCCAGCCGCAAGAAGGGGATCACAGGGGAGCTGCTGCTCATCAACCTGGAGCGCCGGCTCGACAACGTCGTCTACCGTCTCGGATTCGCCTCGTCGCGCGCCCAGGCCCGCCAGATCGTGGCCCACGGCCACGTGCGGGTGGACGGCCGCAAGGTGGACATCCCGGCGTTCCTGGTGAAGCCCGGGCAGGTCGTGTCGCTCCGGCCGAAGATGGAGAAGAACGAGGCCTTCCTCGCCTCGTTCGAGCAGGCGCGCGCGCGCGGGTTCCCGCAGTGGCTCCTGGTGGACACGGGCGGCTTCAAGGGGACTGTGTCGACGCTGCCGCGCCGCGAGGACATCACCATGCCCATCCAGGAACAGCTGATCGTCGAGCTTTACAGCAAGTAA
- a CDS encoding DNA-directed RNA polymerase subunit alpha translates to MLWKGFQRPKRLECDLESLTPTYGKFHAQPFERGFGTTIGNAMRRVLLSSIEGAAITAVKIEGVLHEFTSIPGVVEDTIDLILNLKQIPLKLNVGHPETIYLRTEGAMEVKAGQIESNPNVEILDPEVHIATLSEEGRLNIEMRVKPGRGYVPADRNFDTDLSIGFIPIDSVHSPVKKVNYTVEDARLGQTTDYDKLTIEVWTNGAVQPQSAVALASKLLKDHLSIFINFEETPEMDEEEVDREKERMRENLMRSIEELELSVRSYNCLKNADIKTIADLVQKTEAEMLKTKNFGRKSLNEIKELLAEMGLSLGMKVDHILKPKEE, encoded by the coding sequence ATGCTGTGGAAAGGTTTTCAGAGACCGAAGCGACTCGAGTGCGATCTGGAGTCGCTGACGCCGACCTACGGAAAGTTCCATGCCCAGCCGTTCGAGCGTGGATTCGGCACGACGATCGGCAATGCGATGCGGCGCGTCCTGCTGTCCTCGATCGAGGGGGCGGCGATCACCGCGGTCAAGATCGAGGGGGTGCTGCACGAGTTCACCTCGATCCCCGGCGTGGTGGAGGACACCATCGACCTGATCCTCAACCTCAAGCAGATCCCGCTCAAGCTCAACGTCGGCCATCCGGAGACGATCTATCTGCGGACCGAGGGGGCGATGGAGGTCAAGGCCGGCCAGATCGAGAGCAACCCCAACGTCGAGATCCTCGATCCCGAGGTCCACATCGCCACCCTCAGCGAGGAGGGCCGGCTCAACATCGAGATGCGCGTCAAGCCGGGCCGCGGCTACGTCCCGGCCGATCGGAATTTCGACACCGACCTTTCGATCGGCTTCATCCCGATCGACTCGGTCCACTCTCCCGTGAAGAAGGTCAACTATACGGTGGAGGACGCGCGGCTGGGTCAGACGACCGACTATGACAAGCTCACCATCGAGGTCTGGACCAACGGCGCGGTGCAGCCGCAGAGCGCCGTGGCCCTCGCGAGCAAGCTCCTGAAGGACCACCTGTCCATCTTCATCAATTTCGAAGAGACCCCCGAGATGGACGAGGAGGAGGTGGATCGCGAGAAGGAGCGCATGAGAGAGAACCTCATGCGTTCGATCGAGGAGCTGGAGCTGTCGGTCCGCTCGTACAACTGCCTGAAGAACGCCGACATCAAGACGATCGCGGACCTGGTCCAGAAGACCGAGGCCGAGATGCTCAAGACCAAGAACTTCGGCCGCAAGTCCCTGAACGAGATCAAGGAGCTCCTGGCCGAGATGGGTCTGTCGCTCGGGATGAAGGTCGACCACATCCTGAAGCCGAAGGAGGAGTAG
- the rplQ gene encoding 50S ribosomal protein L17, with protein sequence MRHNVGYRKLGRTSSHRRALLRNLATDLFRHERLKTTLPKARELRPFAEKLITLARRDDLHARRQVLRQISDKTVVKKLFDTLGPRFAARPGGYTRALKLGPRPGDGADMAIVELVGSEPTFKKQKDDKKARRGRKAKAEEKAQVEAAAAEEPAADEGGEKDEK encoded by the coding sequence ATGCGCCACAACGTCGGGTACCGGAAGCTCGGCCGGACCTCCAGTCACAGGCGGGCGCTGCTGCGCAACCTGGCGACCGATCTGTTCCGCCACGAGCGGCTGAAGACCACTCTGCCGAAGGCCCGCGAGCTGCGGCCGTTCGCCGAGAAGCTGATCACCCTGGCGCGGCGGGACGACCTGCACGCCCGGCGTCAGGTCCTGCGGCAGATCAGCGACAAGACGGTCGTCAAGAAGCTGTTCGACACTCTCGGACCGCGCTTCGCGGCGCGTCCGGGCGGCTACACCCGCGCCCTGAAGCTCGGGCCGCGACCGGGTGACGGCGCCGACATGGCGATCGTCGAGCTGGTGGGCTCGGAGCCGACCTTCAAGAAGCAGAAGGACGACAAGAAGGCGCGCCGCGGCCGCAAGGCCAAGGCCGAGGAGAAGGCGCAGGTCGAGGCCGCGGCGGCCGAGGAGCCGGCTGCGGACGAGGGCGGCGAGAAGGACGAGAAATAG
- a CDS encoding adenylyltransferase/cytidyltransferase family protein, producing MARLRRLRPEIRVVLANGLFDLLHVGHVRYLQAARRLGDVLVVAVNDDRSARLLRGPGRPILGSADRARMVAAVDGVDFVVLFGGPTVAPLLRRLRPDVQCKGTDYTRASVPERGVVRSYGGRVAIVGDPKRHATTDLIARIRRLAGR from the coding sequence ATCGCGCGGCTGCGGCGTCTCCGCCCGGAGATCCGCGTCGTCCTGGCGAACGGACTCTTCGATCTCCTGCACGTGGGTCACGTCCGGTACCTCCAGGCGGCCCGCCGGCTGGGAGACGTCCTGGTGGTCGCGGTGAACGATGATCGCTCCGCGCGTCTGCTCCGCGGCCCGGGGAGGCCGATCCTCGGGTCGGCCGACCGGGCCCGCATGGTGGCCGCCGTGGACGGGGTGGACTTCGTCGTCCTGTTCGGCGGACCGACCGTGGCGCCGTTGCTCCGGCGCCTCAGGCCGGACGTGCAGTGCAAGGGGACGGATTACACGCGCGCGAGCGTGCCCGAGCGGGGGGTCGTGCGTTCATACGGAGGGCGGGTCGCCATCGTGGGCGACCCGAAGAGGCATGCCACCACCGACCTGATCGCCAGGATCCGCCGACTGGCGGGCCGCTGA
- a CDS encoding PfkB family carbohydrate kinase, producing the protein MKAQGTARDSLLAAIDRMGGSRVMVVADLVLDEFEYGEIDRVSREAPVLILAHRGTVRLPGGGANAVHNLAALDGKPLVVGRVGGDEAGDRLLSLLNERGADTTRVWRDPGYATPVKRRVLAGSAHSVRQQIVRIDRGGGPAVKAQGSPLLPAVREAVATAQGTLLSDYSLGLLNGDTIGAVTEAVRAARKPWFVDSRSQIRRFRGMTAATPNLQEAEAALGERVEDDLEKLGRAGTALCASLDASTIVVTRGSQGMSVFPRDSDPVHLGVYGTDEVADVTGAGDTVIGVLTLAMLAGAGAVEAARLANYAGGIVVMKRGTATVSREELRRAVRTDPALDSPARRA; encoded by the coding sequence ATGAAGGCTCAGGGGACGGCGCGCGACTCGCTGCTCGCGGCGATCGACCGGATGGGCGGCTCGCGCGTCATGGTGGTCGCCGACCTCGTCCTCGACGAATTCGAGTACGGGGAGATCGACCGCGTCTCCCGCGAGGCTCCGGTCCTCATCCTGGCGCATCGCGGCACGGTCCGTCTGCCCGGCGGCGGGGCGAACGCCGTGCACAACCTGGCGGCGCTCGACGGCAAGCCGCTCGTCGTCGGGCGGGTCGGCGGGGACGAGGCGGGGGATCGGCTGCTGTCGCTCCTGAACGAGCGCGGCGCCGACACGACGCGCGTCTGGCGCGACCCCGGGTACGCGACGCCGGTGAAGCGCCGTGTCCTGGCCGGCAGCGCCCATTCGGTCCGCCAGCAGATCGTCCGTATCGATCGGGGAGGCGGCCCGGCCGTAAAGGCCCAGGGCTCGCCGCTCCTGCCGGCGGTGCGCGAAGCGGTCGCGACGGCGCAGGGAACGCTGCTGTCCGACTATTCCCTGGGGCTTCTGAACGGGGACACGATCGGTGCGGTGACGGAGGCGGTGCGGGCCGCCCGGAAACCCTGGTTCGTCGACTCGCGCTCGCAGATCCGCCGGTTCCGGGGCATGACCGCCGCCACGCCGAACCTGCAGGAGGCGGAGGCGGCGCTGGGCGAGCGGGTCGAGGACGATCTCGAGAAACTGGGGCGCGCCGGGACGGCGCTGTGCGCGAGCCTCGACGCCTCGACCATCGTGGTCACGCGCGGCAGTCAGGGTATGAGCGTGTTTCCGCGCGACTCCGACCCGGTGCACCTGGGCGTGTACGGGACCGACGAGGTGGCCGACGTGACCGGCGCGGGGGACACCGTGATCGGTGTATTGACCCTGGCGATGCTGGCGGGAGCGGGAGCGGTGGAGGCGGCCAGGCTCGCCAACTACGCCGGCGGCATCGTGGTCATGAAGCGGGGCACGGCAACTGTAAGCCGCGAGGAGCTGCGCCGCGCCGTGCGCACCGACCCCGCGCTCGATTCGCCCGCCCGCCGCGCGTGA